The following coding sequences are from one Treponema parvum window:
- a CDS encoding BrnT family toxin, with protein sequence MTVVQGHFEWDSEKDEINIKKHGLSFEQAKDVFNDRFAVESVDKENSSLEETRYKIIGRIKTQIILFIIYTPKNGRQRIISARHANSKERRFYYDELRKNYC encoded by the coding sequence ATGACAGTCGTTCAAGGGCATTTTGAATGGGATAGCGAAAAGGATGAAATAAACATTAAAAAGCACGGACTCTCTTTTGAACAAGCGAAAGATGTTTTTAATGACCGTTTTGCAGTAGAATCTGTCGACAAAGAAAATTCAAGCCTTGAAGAAACTCGATATAAAATTATTGGGAGAATAAAAACACAGATTATTTTGTTTATTATATATACTCCAAAGAATGGCCGTCAAAGAATTATAAGTGCCCGTCATGCTAACTCAAAAGAAAGGAGATTTTATTATGATGAACTTAGAAAAAATTATTGCTGA
- a CDS encoding BrnA antitoxin family protein, whose amino-acid sequence MMNLEKIIAECEKNSIPDNQIDFSDIPEITDFTGFKPRYPQYFKPKREQVSIRLSKYLVDHFKAMGKGWQTKLNDFLMEAVNKGLI is encoded by the coding sequence ATGATGAACTTAGAAAAAATTATTGCTGAATGCGAAAAGAATTCTATACCCGATAATCAAATTGATTTTTCAGACATTCCCGAAATTACAGATTTTACAGGCTTTAAACCTAGATACCCGCAGTACTTTAAGCCTAAAAGAGAGCAAGTCTCAATTAGATTAAGCAAATATCTTGTTGACCACTTTAAGGCAATGGGTAAAGGCTGGCAAACCAAGTTAAATGATTTTTTGATGGAAGCGGTAAACAAAGGTCTGATATGA